A DNA window from Pedomonas mirosovicensis contains the following coding sequences:
- a CDS encoding Do family serine endopeptidase gives MRSLMWLSTGLVAGLGLAWGVTTGPNGTSNGSTAEAQTTPSAQTETRRVTPTSTAQVQLSYAPVVQRVSPSVVNIYTQTVIQRQPMMEDPFFRFFFGGRAEPRVQNSLGSGVIVRSDGLIVTNRHVVGDADEIRVVLADRREFEGKVLLQDERSDLALVKVDTKGKDLPVMKLGDSDKLQVGDITLAIGNPFGVGQTVTQGIVSAVRSGGGPTGYQYYIQTDAAINPGNSGGALVNLAGELIGLNTFIASPTGGSVGVGFAVPVNMIKSIIGAAGTGKIIRPWVGIEGQAVDSDIASGLGLERPRGVLINRLSSKSPAASAGLKVGDIITAIDGKEVSDINELQFRVATRNIGSTAIFTVLRNGKAQNIKVKLSAPPEIPPRDLTVLRGNSLFAGVKVGNLSPALSMELGGGLPDHGVVIMEMAANSPAARLGVLQPGDIIEAINGKAVSTVDQLEAQLARSGSGAVSFRFSRGGQQGECSVRPPAYISCRQ, from the coding sequence ATGCGATCACTGATGTGGCTAAGCACTGGGCTGGTCGCGGGCCTTGGGCTCGCGTGGGGTGTAACCACCGGCCCGAACGGAACCAGCAACGGGTCAACGGCAGAGGCACAGACGACCCCGTCCGCCCAGACCGAGACCCGGCGCGTAACCCCCACATCAACAGCGCAGGTGCAGCTCTCCTACGCGCCCGTAGTGCAGCGCGTCTCCCCCAGCGTCGTCAACATCTACACGCAGACGGTCATCCAGCGGCAGCCGATGATGGAAGACCCCTTCTTCCGCTTCTTCTTCGGCGGACGGGCCGAGCCGCGGGTGCAGAACTCGCTCGGCAGCGGCGTCATCGTGCGCTCGGATGGTCTCATCGTCACCAACCGCCACGTGGTGGGTGATGCGGATGAGATCCGGGTGGTGCTGGCGGATCGGCGCGAGTTCGAGGGCAAGGTGCTTCTGCAGGACGAGCGCTCCGATCTGGCACTGGTGAAGGTCGACACCAAGGGCAAGGACCTGCCCGTGATGAAGCTGGGCGACAGCGACAAGCTTCAAGTGGGCGATATCACGCTGGCCATCGGCAACCCGTTCGGCGTGGGCCAAACCGTAACGCAAGGCATCGTCTCGGCGGTGCGCTCGGGCGGCGGCCCGACCGGCTACCAGTATTATATCCAGACGGACGCGGCCATTAACCCCGGCAACTCGGGCGGTGCGCTCGTCAACCTGGCGGGTGAGCTGATCGGCCTCAACACCTTCATCGCCTCGCCCACGGGCGGTTCGGTGGGCGTGGGCTTTGCCGTGCCGGTCAACATGATCAAGTCGATCATCGGCGCGGCCGGCACCGGCAAGATCATCCGCCCGTGGGTCGGCATCGAAGGCCAGGCGGTCGACTCGGACATCGCCTCAGGCCTCGGCCTTGAGCGGCCGCGCGGCGTGCTCATCAACCGGCTTTCCTCCAAATCCCCGGCCGCAAGTGCAGGGCTGAAGGTTGGCGACATCATCACCGCCATCGACGGCAAGGAGGTGTCGGACATCAATGAGCTGCAGTTCCGCGTGGCGACCAGGAACATCGGCTCCACCGCCATCTTCACCGTGCTGCGGAATGGCAAGGCGCAGAATATCAAGGTCAAGCTGTCCGCTCCGCCGGAAATCCCGCCGCGCGACCTGACCGTGCTGCGGGGCAACAGCCTGTTCGCGGGCGTGAAGGTGGGCAACCTGTCGCCTGCCCTCTCCATGGAATTGGGTGGCGGCCTGCCGGATCATGGCGTGGTCATCATGGAGATGGCTGCCAATTCCCCGGCGGCGCGGCTGGGCGTCCTCCAGCCCGGAGACATCATCGAGGCGATCAACGGCAAGGCCGTCTCTACCGTCGATCAGCTGGAAGCCCAGCTGGCCAGAAGCGGCTCGGGCGCCGTGTCCTTCCGCTTCTCGCGCGGCGGTCAGCAGGGTGAATGCTCGGTACGTCCGCCCGCCTATATCAGCTGCCGCCAGTAG
- a CDS encoding acylphosphatase, translated as MTEDTPLPAGHKAVRARISGRVQGVWYRKWTSQNATELELDGWVRNREDGTVEALFVGPATQVDEMIRRCWQGPEHAEVTSVTTEPTPGITPKGFVQKPTV; from the coding sequence ATGACCGAGGACACTCCCCTTCCCGCAGGCCATAAGGCCGTCCGCGCCCGCATCTCGGGCCGGGTGCAGGGCGTGTGGTATCGCAAATGGACCAGCCAGAACGCCACCGAACTGGAGCTGGACGGCTGGGTCCGCAACCGGGAGGACGGCACGGTCGAGGCCCTGTTCGTCGGCCCCGCGACACAAGTGGATGAAATGATCCGCCGCTGCTGGCAGGGGCCGGAACACGCCGAAGTGACCAGCGTGACGACCGAGCCCACCCCCGGCATCACGCCCAAGGGCTTCGTGCAGAAACCAACGGTTTGA